One region of Oryza glaberrima chromosome 7, OglaRS2, whole genome shotgun sequence genomic DNA includes:
- the LOC127779971 gene encoding protein PELPK1-like, producing MISKNTMSSSVLLLVALLLSCSSMSSEARRLEEAYPAHPAVPELPKPELPPHPVAPELPKHEEPPPHPHPAVPELPKPELPPPHPAVPELPKHEEPPHPHPAVPELPKPELPPHPVVPELPKHEEPPHPVVPELLPKPEVPHPAVPELPKPEVPHLAVPELPKHEEPPHPVVPELPKPVVPELPRPEVPHPAAVPELPKPEVPHPTVPEHEQPPKPESHYPEKP from the coding sequence ATGATCTCCAAGAACACCATGTCTTCCTCGGTTCTCTTGCTTGTGGCGCTGCTGCTCTCGTGCAGCTCCATGAGCAGCGAGGCACGACGCCTGGAGGAGGCGTACCCGGCGCACCCCGCCGTGCCGGAGCTTCCGAAGCCTGAGCTGCCGCCGCACCCCGTCGCGCCGGAGCTGCCAAAGCACGAAGAACCACcgccacacccacaccccgCCGTGCCGGAGCTTCCGAAGCCtgaactgccgccgccgcaccccgccgtgcCGGAGCTGCCAAAGCACGAAGAACcgccacacccacaccccgCCGTGCCGGAGCTTCCGAAACCTGAACTGCCGCCGCACCCCGTCGTGCCGGAGCTGCCCAAGCACGAAGAGCCACCGCACCCCGTCGTGCCGGAGCTGCTGCCGAAGCCCGAGGTGCCTCACCCTGCCGTGCCGGAGTTGCCGAAGCCCGAGGTGCCTCACCTTGCCGTGCCGGAGCTGCCCAAACACGAAGAACCACCACACCCCGTCGTGCCGGAGTTGCCAAAGCCTGTGGTGCCGGAGTTGCCGAGGCCTGAGGTGCCGCATCCGGCCGCCGTGCCGGAGCTGCCAAAGCCCGAGGTGCCGCATCCCACCGTGCCAGAGCATGAACAGCCGCCGAAGCCTGAGAGCCATTACCCCGAGAAGCCATGA
- the LOC127780366 gene encoding protein PELPK1-like: MVSNKNAMSSSVLFLAALLLLSCSSMSSAARWLEEEYPPHPAVPELPKHEEPPHPVVPELPKHEEPPHPAVVPELPKHEEPPHPVVPELPKPEVPHAAVPELPKPELPPHPAVPELPKHEEPPHPVVPELPKHEEPPHPIVPELPKHEEPPHPVVPELPKHEEPPHPVVPELPKHEEPPHPVVPELPKPELPPHPVVPELPKHEEPHPAVPELPKPEVPEHELPPKPESHYPEVPTAKP, translated from the coding sequence ATGGTCTCCAACAAGAACGCCATGTCTTCCTCGGTTCTCTtcctcgccgcgctgctgctgctctcgtGCAGCTCCATGAGCAGCGCGGCACGGTGGCTCGAGGAGGAGTacccgccgcaccccgccgtgcCGGAGCTGCCCAAGCATGAGGAGCCGCCGCACCCCGTCGTGCCGGAGTTGCCCAAGCACGAAgagccgccgcaccccgccgtcgTGCCGGAGTTGCCCAAGCACGAGGAGCCGCCACACCCCGTCGTGCCGGAGCTGCCAAAGCCGGAGGTGCCAcacgccgccgtgccggagTTGCCCAAACCTGAGCTGCCGCCACACCCCGCCGTGCCGGAGCTTCCCAAGCACGAGGAGCCACCGCACCCCGTCGTGCCGGAGCTTCCCAAGCACGAGGAGCCGCCGCACCCCATCGTGCCGGAGCTTCCCAAGCACGAGGAGCCGCCGCACCCCGTCGTGCCGGAGCTGCCTAAGCACGAAGAGCCACCGCACCCCGTCGTGCCGGAGCTTCCCAAGCACGAGGAGCCGCCGCACCCCGTCGTGCCGGAGTTGCCCAAGCCTGAGCTGCCGCCGCACCCCGTCGTGCCGGAGCTGCCCAAGCATGAAGAGCCGCACCCCGCCGTGCCGGAGTTGCCGAAACCGGAGGTGCCGGAGCACGAACTGCCGCCGAAGCCTGAGAGCCATTACCCCGAGGTGCCGACGGCCAAGCCATGA
- the LOC127780486 gene encoding protein PELPK1-like: MIGCKNAMSSSSSSSSAVLLMAALLLSCSAARHLEEKAPHYPAVPEMPKPELPELPKPELPPPLPELPHPVVPELPPHPAVPEVPKLPELPPLPKPELPPHPVVPEMLPHPVVPELPHYPAVPGFPKHGLPQKPELPPLPTAELPPEAEVHDPEPEAKQP; encoded by the coding sequence ATGATAGGTTGCAAGAacgccatgtcgtcgtcgtcgtcgtcgtcctcggctgTGTTGCTcatggcggcgctgctgctctcGTGCAGCGCGGCGAGGCACCTCGAGGAGAAGGCGCCGCACTACCCCGCCGTGCCGGAGATGCCCAAGCCCGAGCTGCCGGAGCTTCCAAAgcccgagctgccgccgccgctccctgaGCTTCCTCACCCCGTCGTGCCGGAGctgccgccgcaccccgccgtgcCGGAGGTCCCGAAGCTGCCGGAGCTGCCACCGTTGCCCAAGCCTGAGCTGCCGCCGCACCCCGTCGTGCCGGAGATGCTGCCGCACCCCGTCGTGCCTGAGCTGCCGCACTACCCAGCCGTGCCGGGGTTCCCAAAGCACGGGCTGCCACAGAAGCCTGAGCTGCCGCCATTGCCCACGGCGGAGCTGCCGCCGGAGGCCGAGGTTCACGACCCGGAGCCGGAGGCCAAGCAGCCATGA
- the LOC127780301 gene encoding protein PELPK1-like, which yields MASKNFMSSSLLFLMALLLSWSSISSAARYLEEEAAPKEEYPELPKPELPHGAAVPEFPKVPELPHPEVPELPKVPELPHPKVPELPKVPELPKPELPEHPAVPELPKPELPSLPKVELPPLPKPEFHFPEPEAKKLNFKCKPFDMASSHTKPSILLLAAALLLLSCSSIGGAARYLEEAAPAAAEEEHPAHPAVPELPKPELPELPKVPELPHPVVPELPKPELPKIPEVPHLAVPELPKPELPEIPKAELPPLPKFELPPKPEFHFPEPEAKP from the exons ATGGCTTCCAAGAACTTCATGTCCTCCTCGCTTCTCTTCCTCATGGCGCTGCTGCTCTCATGGAGCTCTATCAGCAGCGCAGCTCGCTacctggaggaggaggctgcgccCAAGGAGGAGTACCCGGAGCTGCCAAAGCCTGAGCTGCCGcatggcgccgccgtgccggagtTTCCGAAGGTGCCTGAACTGCCGCACCCGGAAGTGCCGGAGCTGCCGAAGGTGCCTGAACTGCCGCACCCCAAGGTGCCGGAATTGCCGAAGGTGCCGGAGTTGCCGAAGCCTGAATTGCCTGAGCACCCTGCTGTGCCGGAGCTCCCGAAGCCCGAGCTGCCATCGTTGCCCAAGGTCGAGCTGCCGCCATTGCCCAAGCCTGAGTTCCACTTCCCGGAGCCGGAGGCCAA GAAACTGAACT TTAAGTGCAAACCATTCGACATGGCTTCCAGCCACACCAAGCCATCCATTCTCCTCCTTGCGGCAGCGTTGCTGCTGCTCTCGTGCAGCTccatcggcggcgcggcgaggtatCTGGAGGaggctgcgccggcggcggcggaggaggagcacccGGCACACCCCGCCGTGCCGGAGCTACCAAAGCCTGAACTGCCGGAGCTGCCAAAGGTGCCTGAGCTGCCTCACCCCGTCGTGCCGGAGTTGCCGAAACCGGAGCTGCCGAAGATCCCCGAGGTGCCGCACCTCGCCGTGCCGGAGCTGCCCAAGCCGGAGTTGCCGGAGATTCCCAAGGCTGAGCTGCCGCCATTGCCCAAGTTCGAGTTGCCACCGAAGCCCGAGTTCCACTTCCCGGAGCCGGAGGCCAAGCCATGA